The following are encoded in a window of Callithrix jacchus isolate 240 chromosome 9, calJac240_pri, whole genome shotgun sequence genomic DNA:
- the LOC100409281 gene encoding LOW QUALITY PROTEIN: uncharacterized protein LOC100409281 (The sequence of the model RefSeq protein was modified relative to this genomic sequence to represent the inferred CDS: inserted 2 bases in 1 codon): MTRGNQRELARQKNMKKQSDSVKGKRRDDGLSAAARKQXGTRRSCSRSRKRQTRRRRNPSSFVASCPTLLPFACVPGASPTTLAFPPVVLTGPSTDGIPFALSLQRVPFVLPSPQVASLPLGHSRG, translated from the exons ATGACCCGCGGTAACCAGCGAGAGCTCGCCCGCCAGAAGAATATGAAAAAGCAGAGCGACTCGGTTAAGGGAAAGCGCCGAGATGACGGGCTTTCTGCTGCCGCCCGCAAGCA AGGGACTCGGAGATCATGCAGCAGAAGCAGAAAAAGGCAAACGAGAAGAAGGAGGAACCCAAGTAGCTTTGTGGCTTCGTGTCCAACCCTCTTGCCCTTCGCCTGTGTGCCTGGAGCCAGTCCCACCACGCTCGCGTTTCCTCCTGTAGTGCTCACAGGTCCCAGCACCGATGGCATTCCCTTTGCCCTGAGTCTGCAGCGGGTCCCTTTTGTGCTTCCTTCCCCTCAGGTAGCCTCTCTACCCCTGGGCCACTCCCGGGGATGA